DNA sequence from the Pedobacter sp. W3I1 genome:
AGCTTTAATTGATTTAAATGCCATGACTTCGACCTTATTTAATGCTTTAGGCGAAGAACCATCGAAAAAGGCATTTGTTCATTATCCGGCCAACAGTTATCCTGGCCAGGATAAGGCATTGGCCGATAACACACACTTTAATCCTTATGGTGCTTATGAAATTGCACAATGTATCATCTTAGGGATTAAAGAACAGAAATTAGGGATTGTTAAATATCTGGTAGATGATTTACCAAGATTCGATCCGGCAAAACCGGATAATCCTGCAAATTGGCATTGGCCAGAGAGTCCGAAAAGTAGTGTGGTTAAACCAGATGGTAATTAAAATTTAATGAAAAAAATTATTACAATCGTCTTGTTCGCAGTCTGGTATGGAACTACTTTTGGACAAACAAGCTTACAGCCATTTAATTTATCGGAAGTCCGTTTGTTGGATGGGCCGTTTAAACAGGCTCAGGAAACCGATAAAAAATACATGCTATCATTAAATGCGGATAGGCTTTTGGCCCCATATTTAAGGGAGGCAGGACTACAGCCCAAAGCAGCATCTTATGGTAACTGGGAAAACACAGGTTTAGATGGGCATATTGGCGGACATTATTTGTCTGCTCTGGCTTTAATGTATGCGTCAACCGGCGATACTAAGGTGAAGGAACGAATGGAATACATGATTGCTGAACTGGATAGGTGTCAGGTGAAAAATGGTGATGGTTATTTAGCAGGTATCCCAGGGGGTAAAGAAATCTGGAAGGAGATAAAGGCTGGGAATATAAAGTCATCCAGTTTTTCGCTGAATGGAAAATGGGTTCCCCTCTATAATATCCATAAAATTTACGCCGGGCTTTACGATGCTTACGCAGTTGCCGGTAATGCAAAAGCAAAACAAATGCTCCTAAAACTCACCGATTGGTGTGTAGATCTGGTTTCCAGTTTATCCGACCAACAGGTTCAGGAACTTTTGAAAAGCGAACATGGCGGATTAAATGAAACTTTCGCACATGTTTATGCCATAACTGGCGATCAAAAGTACCTTCAATTGGCGAAGCGGTTTTCAGATCAATCCATTCTAAATCCACTATTAAAAAATACGGATGCGCTAAATGGCTTGCATGCAAACACACAAATTCCGAAGGTGATCGGCTTTGAGGAAATTGCTTTGCTAAATAAAGATGCCGATTGGGCCAATGCTGCTGCTTTCTTTTGGAAAACGGTAGTGGAGCATCGAACAGTAGCCATTGGTGGAAATAGCGTTAGAGAGCATTTTCATCCCGCGAATAATTTTTCGTCGATGACCGAATCGCGCGAAGGGCCCGAAACCTGCAATTCTTACAACATGTTGAAGCTTACTAAACAGTTGTTTTTGGCCACTCCTTCAAACACTTACCTCGATTATTACGAACGTACGCTTTATAATCATATCCTCTCTTCGCAAAGGCCGGAAGGTGGTTTTGTATATTTTACACCCATGCGGCCAGGGCATTACCGAACTTATTCGAGTCTGCAGGAAAGTTTCTGGTGCTGTGTAGGCTCGGGACTGGAAAACCATGGTAAGTACGGCGAGCTAATTTACTCGCACAACAAGAATAACCTTTATGTAAATCTTTTTATCCCCTCAACCTTAAACTGGAAAGAAAAAGGTATTCAGCTTACCCAGCAAACGCTTTTTCCAGATGCGGAAAATACCACACTCAAACTTCAATTAAAAAACAATCAGCGTTTTGCATTACATTTCCGTCAGCCTGCCTGGATAGAAAAGGGAAAAATGACCGTGTTGGTAAATGGAAAAAAGGTGATTGCTAAAAGTGATGCAAATGGATATGCCAGTATCGACCGTGTTTGGTCTACTGGCGATGTGCTTAATATTTCATTACCGATGCACACCACTACTGAATTTATGCCTGATGGTTCTGACTGGGTGGCCTTTCTCCGCGGACCGATTGTGCTTGCTGCGGCTATGGATACTTTGAGTCAGCCAAATTTAACCGCTGATGGTAGCAGGATGGGGCATATTGCTTCAGGAGCATTGTTCCCCATTAGCGATGCACCACTAGTTACAGGAGCTAAAAATACCTTAGCAGACGAAATTACTTCGACTGATAAAAACAGTTTAACTTTTAATGCCCGAAATGCGATTTATCAGCCGAAATACAAATCTTTAAAACTGGTTCCATTTTACACGTTGCCCGAAAAGCGATATGTGGTTTATTTCCCTTACAGCAGTGCTGAGGCATTGCCAGAGCGTGCAAAGGCGATTAAGTTGGCAGAAGAAGCGCAGATGAAGATGGAGCAGCAAACTGTTGATGTGGTTAACACTGGAGAGCAGCAACCAGAATCTGATCATAATTTTAAAGGTGAACAAACGGATAACGGAAGCTACCAGGAAAGGCATTTTAGAAATGGAAAGGCATGGTTTAGTTATGTGCTTAAAAACAAAGATTTATCAGCGAATAAGCTGAGTATAACTTATTTCGGAAAGGAAAAGAATAGAAACTTCTCTATCCTGATCAATGGTGTTGAGATTGAAAAGGTGAGGCTGGATGGGAGCAGGGGTGATGCTTTTTATACGCAAGAATACCAAATTCCAAAAGAGCTGTTAAAAGCAGATTTAGAAGTGAAATTTGTTGCGGATCAGGGATCGGCTATAGCGAATATATATGAGGTGAGGTTGGTGAGGTAGATAGCTGGCGTCATTTCGTCTTATTCCGTGGTCTGTGTCCCCACAGACCACTATCGTTATTCAAATCGATCGTCATCCTGAACTTGTTTTTGCCGTGGTCTGTGTCCTCACGGACCACTGGAGTTATTTAATACAATCGTCTTCCTGAACCCTGTTAAAAGATTTCTCCGCTGCGGTCGAAATGACGATTTATCAAAGTGATATGTTTCTCCAATAGCATACGGCATCGCTCAAAGGCGATCGTCCTCCTGAACTTGGTTCAGGATCCTTATTCCGTGGTCTGTGTCCCCACAGACCACTAGCATTTTCAAATCGATCGTCATCCTGAACTTGTTTTTGCCGTGGTCTGTGTCCTCACGGACCACTAGAGTTACTTAATACAATCGTCGTCCTGAACTTGTTTCAGGATCTATCGTCCTCCTGAACTTGGTTCAGGATCTTATTTAAGAAAGTTTATACTTCTTTAGCATGTTTATTGCTTTAATAAAGCTTGCAGTTCTTTTTCTTTAATAGTTAATATGGTGCCATGCCTTAAACCTTTTGGCAAAGAAATTTTATCAGAAACATCAACCCAGTTTTTTAAATCTGCAGATCGGATGGCCCCATATTTATGATCACGGTATTTATCGAAATACACCATCCAGTTATTACCGATTTTTAAGGTTGTTGGTCCCTCAGCCCAGTAATTTCCGGTAATTGGACTTCCGGCCTTGCTGTAAGGGCCAGTCAACTGATCGGCATAAGCCATTTTGATGTTCTTTTGAGCAGGCTCACGGGTTTCATCTTTTAAAAACATGATAAACTGCTTGCCTTCTTTTACAATAGTGGCATCAATTACATTAAAGCCAGGATCGTAAAGCAATTTGGTTTCCGAATAGGTTTTAAAATCTTTCGTGGTAACGTAATACATTCTGTGATTGTAACCGCTTTCTTCAGTTGAGGCTGATTCATTAAACTTACCCGTAATAGTTGTAGCCCAATAAATCATATAGGTCTTGGTTCGGCTATCATAGGTGATTTCGGGAGCCCAGGTGTTCCTGGCACCCTCTTCTTTAACCATAACAGGTAAAAATTTTTGTTCGCTCCAGTTAATCAGGTCTTTCGAGCTGGCATAACCAATGCCTTTATCTTTCCAGCTCACGGTCCAAACCATGTGAAACAAGCCATCAGCCCCCCGGATAATGCAAGGGTCTCTCATCAGTTTATCTTTGCTTACCGTA
Encoded proteins:
- a CDS encoding glycoside hydrolase family 127 protein, yielding MKKIITIVLFAVWYGTTFGQTSLQPFNLSEVRLLDGPFKQAQETDKKYMLSLNADRLLAPYLREAGLQPKAASYGNWENTGLDGHIGGHYLSALALMYASTGDTKVKERMEYMIAELDRCQVKNGDGYLAGIPGGKEIWKEIKAGNIKSSSFSLNGKWVPLYNIHKIYAGLYDAYAVAGNAKAKQMLLKLTDWCVDLVSSLSDQQVQELLKSEHGGLNETFAHVYAITGDQKYLQLAKRFSDQSILNPLLKNTDALNGLHANTQIPKVIGFEEIALLNKDADWANAAAFFWKTVVEHRTVAIGGNSVREHFHPANNFSSMTESREGPETCNSYNMLKLTKQLFLATPSNTYLDYYERTLYNHILSSQRPEGGFVYFTPMRPGHYRTYSSLQESFWCCVGSGLENHGKYGELIYSHNKNNLYVNLFIPSTLNWKEKGIQLTQQTLFPDAENTTLKLQLKNNQRFALHFRQPAWIEKGKMTVLVNGKKVIAKSDANGYASIDRVWSTGDVLNISLPMHTTTEFMPDGSDWVAFLRGPIVLAAAMDTLSQPNLTADGSRMGHIASGALFPISDAPLVTGAKNTLADEITSTDKNSLTFNARNAIYQPKYKSLKLVPFYTLPEKRYVVYFPYSSAEALPERAKAIKLAEEAQMKMEQQTVDVVNTGEQQPESDHNFKGEQTDNGSYQERHFRNGKAWFSYVLKNKDLSANKLSITYFGKEKNRNFSILINGVEIEKVRLDGSRGDAFYTQEYQIPKELLKADLEVKFVADQGSAIANIYEVRLVR
- a CDS encoding glycoside hydrolase family 43 protein, with the protein product MKYKIASLVFLLLSATQMLKGQSKYEIVSPDKAISAKAKSKKEVYLFAYFKGNGEDGLHLAYSNDAYKWTALKNDQSFLPPTVSKDKLMRDPCIIRGADGLFHMVWTVSWKDKGIGYASSKDLINWSEQKFLPVMVKEEGARNTWAPEITYDSRTKTYMIYWATTITGKFNESASTEESGYNHRMYYVTTKDFKTYSETKLLYDPGFNVIDATIVKEGKQFIMFLKDETREPAQKNIKMAYADQLTGPYSKAGSPITGNYWAEGPTTLKIGNNWMVYFDKYRDHKYGAIRSADLKNWVDVSDKISLPKGLRHGTILTIKEKELQALLKQ